From Skermanella sp. TT6, a single genomic window includes:
- the tilS gene encoding tRNA lysidine(34) synthetase TilS, whose translation MTRNLAGDFFDLMDRLGPFEPQPRVAVGVSGGPDSLALCILMKAWTDRVGGILLALTVDHGLRHDAAAEAAQVGGWLAARGIDHDVLRWEGPKPAAGIQAAARAARHRLLADRCRSEGILHLALAHHLEDQAETVLLRFAKGSGPDGLAGMSPLREAGSVRILRPLLGLSRSRLRDLLEAAGQPWIDDPSNRSAAFARARLRTMADLLAGEGWTAARAADTARRAGRSRAALEAATARLLAEAAEVWPEGCVLLRPDPVRAAPDDLALRALGRCLASVGGARYQPRRDAVERFLRSLSDGAPPRGATLGGCRIMPRGDGRLLVAREARAADERIVTGGGAALRWDGRFLVTVPSGAAGTVAALGRRTCALPKHLERLPAVVRETLPVLVREDGGVGFPRFDFANEFNIQDESGTGTAIGVVFAPPEPVSASAFVVV comes from the coding sequence ATGACCCGGAATCTCGCCGGCGACTTCTTCGACCTGATGGACCGCCTGGGACCGTTCGAGCCGCAGCCCCGAGTCGCGGTCGGAGTGTCCGGCGGACCCGACAGTCTGGCGCTCTGCATCCTGATGAAGGCCTGGACGGACCGGGTCGGCGGGATTTTGCTGGCCCTGACGGTCGATCACGGCCTGCGACATGATGCCGCAGCCGAGGCCGCGCAGGTCGGGGGCTGGCTCGCCGCCCGGGGCATCGACCATGACGTGCTCCGGTGGGAAGGGCCGAAACCGGCCGCCGGCATCCAGGCGGCCGCGCGGGCGGCCCGCCATCGCCTTCTCGCGGACCGCTGCCGCTCCGAAGGCATCCTGCACCTGGCCTTGGCGCACCATCTGGAGGATCAGGCAGAAACCGTCCTCCTCCGCTTCGCCAAGGGAAGCGGCCCGGACGGGCTGGCCGGCATGTCGCCGCTGCGCGAGGCCGGGTCCGTGCGGATCCTGCGCCCGTTGCTCGGCCTGTCGCGGTCGCGCCTGAGGGACCTCCTGGAAGCGGCGGGCCAGCCCTGGATCGACGACCCCTCCAACCGGTCCGCCGCCTTTGCCCGGGCGCGGCTGCGCACCATGGCCGACCTGCTCGCCGGGGAGGGCTGGACAGCGGCCCGGGCTGCGGATACGGCGCGGCGCGCCGGACGGTCCCGGGCGGCGCTGGAGGCCGCGACGGCGCGGCTGCTCGCGGAGGCGGCCGAGGTCTGGCCGGAGGGGTGCGTCCTCCTGCGCCCCGATCCGGTCCGGGCGGCTCCGGACGATCTCGCCCTGCGGGCGCTGGGCCGCTGCCTCGCCTCGGTCGGCGGCGCCCGCTACCAGCCCCGCCGCGACGCGGTCGAGCGGTTCCTCCGGTCCCTTTCCGACGGCGCGCCGCCGCGCGGGGCGACCCTGGGCGGGTGCCGGATCATGCCCCGCGGCGACGGCAGGCTGCTGGTGGCGCGGGAGGCACGGGCCGCGGACGAGCGCATCGTCACCGGAGGCGGGGCTGCCCTGCGCTGGGACGGGCGCTTCCTGGTGACGGTGCCGTCCGGCGCTGCCGGCACCGTGGCGGCCCTCGGCCGCCGGACGTGCGCGCTGCCGAAGCACCTGGAAAGACTTCCCGCGGTTGTGCGCGAGACCTTGCCCGTCCTGGTGCGCGAGGACGGTGGCGTCGGCTTCCCGCGTTTCGATTTCGCGAACGAATTCAATATCCAGGATGAATCGGGAACCGGGACGGCGATCGGAGTTGTATTCGCCCCTCCGGAACCTGTGAGCGCATCCGCATTCGTAGTTGTTTAA
- the ybgF gene encoding tol-pal system protein YbgF translates to MLTGLMLTGLMLWSGPAAAQADVNIQNRLNRLENEIQTLNRQVYRGGTAPAGSSAAPAPGGAGVPPSLAADFEVRLSRLESELQTLTGKYEEATFGITQARERLDKLASDLDYRLSEIESKLNAEPAEPQAAAPAAKAQGQTAAAPPKPAPQQPQQQVTAAARLPAGSAQDQYNYAFGLLRAADYANAEAALGQFVKNHPDSPLTGNAQYWLAETYYVRGKYGDAAVAFAEGYQKYPKGSKAADNLLKLGMSLGQLNQKKEACVTFQQLNSEFPDAPATIKRRADQERGRLNCS, encoded by the coding sequence ATGCTGACCGGCCTCATGCTGACGGGCCTGATGCTATGGTCCGGGCCGGCGGCCGCGCAGGCCGATGTCAACATCCAGAACCGGCTGAACCGGCTGGAGAACGAGATCCAGACCCTCAACAGGCAGGTCTACCGCGGCGGCACGGCCCCGGCCGGATCGTCCGCGGCGCCCGCACCTGGAGGGGCAGGCGTCCCGCCCAGCCTGGCGGCCGACTTCGAGGTCCGGCTGTCGCGCCTGGAGAGCGAATTGCAGACCCTGACCGGCAAGTACGAGGAAGCCACGTTCGGCATCACCCAGGCGCGGGAGCGGCTGGACAAGCTGGCGTCCGACCTCGACTACCGGCTGAGCGAGATCGAGAGCAAGCTGAACGCCGAGCCTGCCGAGCCCCAGGCCGCCGCCCCGGCCGCGAAGGCGCAGGGCCAGACGGCCGCGGCGCCGCCGAAGCCGGCCCCGCAGCAGCCCCAGCAGCAGGTCACCGCAGCGGCGCGCCTGCCGGCCGGCTCCGCGCAGGACCAGTACAACTACGCCTTCGGCCTGCTCCGCGCCGCCGACTACGCCAATGCCGAGGCGGCCCTCGGCCAGTTCGTCAAGAACCACCCCGACAGCCCGCTGACCGGCAACGCCCAGTACTGGCTGGCGGAGACCTACTATGTCCGCGGCAAGTACGGCGACGCCGCCGTGGCGTTCGCCGAGGGATACCAGAAGTACCCCAAGGGCTCGAAGGCCGCCGACAACCTCCTGAAGCTGGGCATGTCCCTGGGGCAGCTGAACCAGAAGAAGGAGGCCTGCGTCACCTTCCAGCAGCTCAACTCGGAATTCCCCGACGCTCCCGCGACGATCAAGCGTCGCGCCGACCAGGAACGAGGCCGGCTGAACTGCTCCTGA
- the pal gene encoding peptidoglycan-associated lipoprotein Pal: protein MRLKVLSLLAAVVLVAACESTPQDAGSAGAGGGATAGAAPVRTGPAPGTQEDLVVNVGDRVFFGYDKFDLTPEARATLDRQAAWLNQYPRVTVTVEGHADERGTREYNIALGERRANSVRNYLLARGVDANRIATTSYGKERPAVLGSNEAAWAQNRRGVTTVN from the coding sequence ATGCGTTTGAAGGTTCTGAGCCTGTTGGCTGCGGTAGTGCTGGTCGCCGCGTGCGAATCCACGCCGCAAGACGCCGGCTCGGCCGGTGCCGGTGGTGGGGCTACCGCCGGCGCGGCTCCGGTCCGGACTGGTCCGGCTCCGGGCACCCAGGAGGACCTGGTCGTCAATGTCGGCGACCGTGTGTTCTTCGGTTATGACAAGTTCGACCTGACGCCGGAGGCCCGGGCAACCCTGGACCGTCAGGCTGCTTGGCTGAACCAGTATCCGCGCGTCACCGTGACCGTCGAAGGTCACGCCGACGAGCGCGGCACCCGCGAGTACAACATCGCGTTGGGCGAGCGTCGCGCCAACTCGGTGCGCAACTACCTGCTGGCGCGTGGCGTCGATGCGAACCGCATCGCCACCACCAGCTACGGCAAGGAGCGTCCGGCCGTCCTCGGTTCCAACGAGGCCGCCTGGGCGCAGAACCGCCGCGGCGTGACCACCGTCAACTAA
- the tolB gene encoding Tol-Pal system beta propeller repeat protein TolB, with protein sequence MIAFPYHLVLLARRLALAVLVITLAGAAGARAELRLDITRGKVEPMPVAISTFHGQAGTEVQVGRDIAQVVSANLERSGLFRPIDPKALIQDPASLHNQPRFADLKVINAQALVSGTVQGQPDGRLRVEFRLWDVLAEQQMTGLAYFTVPENWRRVAHIISDAIYKRITGEEGYFDTRIVYISETGPADKRIKRLAIMDQDGENHRFLTDGRTLVLTPRFSPSAPEITYLSYFNNKPRVYLFNIDSGRQEVLGDFPGMTFAPRFSPDGNKVIMSLATSGNSDIYSMDLRTRRVDQLTNSPAIDTSPSYSPDGQRIVFESDRGGTQQLYVMDANGGNAQRITFGQGRYASPVWSPRGDLIAFTKIANGRFHIGVIRPDGTGERLLNEAFHVEGPTWAPNGRVLMFFRERPSGEGNRSRTARLYSVDLTGFNEREVVTPLDASDPAWSPLIP encoded by the coding sequence ATGATTGCATTCCCGTACCATCTGGTCCTGCTTGCCCGCCGCCTGGCGCTGGCCGTCCTGGTCATCACGCTGGCCGGAGCCGCGGGCGCCCGGGCCGAACTGCGCCTCGACATCACGCGCGGCAAGGTCGAGCCGATGCCGGTCGCGATTTCGACCTTCCATGGCCAGGCCGGTACCGAAGTCCAGGTCGGCCGAGACATCGCCCAGGTGGTGTCGGCCAACCTGGAGCGGTCCGGCCTGTTCCGGCCGATCGATCCCAAGGCGCTGATCCAGGATCCGGCCTCGCTGCACAACCAGCCGCGGTTCGCCGACCTCAAGGTGATCAATGCCCAGGCGCTGGTCAGCGGGACGGTCCAGGGCCAGCCGGACGGCCGCCTGCGGGTCGAGTTCCGGCTGTGGGACGTGCTGGCCGAGCAGCAGATGACCGGTCTGGCCTATTTCACCGTGCCGGAGAACTGGCGCCGGGTCGCCCACATCATCTCCGACGCGATCTACAAGCGGATCACGGGCGAGGAGGGCTATTTCGATACCCGCATCGTCTACATCTCCGAGACGGGGCCGGCCGACAAGCGGATCAAGCGCCTGGCCATCATGGACCAGGACGGCGAAAACCACCGCTTCCTGACCGACGGCAGGACCCTGGTGCTGACCCCGCGCTTCTCGCCCAGCGCGCCGGAAATCACCTATCTTTCCTATTTCAACAACAAGCCCCGGGTCTACCTCTTCAACATCGACTCCGGCCGTCAGGAGGTCCTGGGCGACTTCCCCGGCATGACGTTCGCGCCGCGCTTCTCGCCGGACGGCAACAAGGTGATCATGAGCCTGGCGACCTCGGGCAACTCCGACATCTATTCCATGGATCTGCGGACCCGCCGGGTCGACCAGCTGACCAACAGCCCGGCGATCGACACCTCGCCCTCCTACTCGCCCGACGGCCAGCGGATCGTCTTCGAGTCGGACCGCGGGGGCACCCAGCAGCTCTACGTGATGGACGCGAACGGCGGAAATGCCCAGCGGATCACCTTCGGCCAGGGCCGCTACGCGAGCCCGGTGTGGTCGCCGCGCGGGGACCTGATCGCCTTCACCAAGATCGCCAACGGGCGGTTCCATATCGGGGTGATTCGGCCCGACGGCACCGGCGAACGCCTGCTGAACGAGGCTTTCCACGTCGAAGGGCCGACCTGGGCCCCGAATGGACGCGTTCTGATGTTCTTCCGCGAACGTCCGAGCGGGGAGGGGAATCGCAGCAGGACCGCGCGTTTGTACAGCGTCGACTTGACCGGCTTCAATGAACGCGAGGTCGTCACGCCGCTCGATGCTTCGGATCCCGCTTGGTCACCCTTGATTCCTTAG
- a CDS encoding ExbD/TolR family protein, giving the protein MGAQLAGKSEGRGRRRAYKQLAEINVTPFVDVMLVLLIVFMVSAPLMTVGVPVDLPKTAAPALPTDSKPLFITVDTQNRIYVQETAVELDNLVPLLRAITENNPEARVLVRGDNRIAYGTMLQVMGTISAGGFTKVGLVAELPQPKAAAR; this is encoded by the coding sequence ATGGGAGCCCAGCTCGCCGGGAAATCCGAGGGCCGCGGCCGACGCCGCGCCTACAAGCAGCTCGCCGAGATCAACGTGACGCCGTTCGTCGACGTCATGCTCGTGCTGCTGATCGTCTTCATGGTCTCGGCGCCGCTGATGACCGTCGGCGTGCCGGTCGACCTGCCCAAGACGGCGGCGCCGGCCCTGCCGACCGACAGCAAGCCGCTGTTCATCACGGTGGACACGCAGAACCGCATCTATGTGCAGGAGACGGCGGTGGAGCTGGACAACCTCGTCCCGCTGCTGCGCGCGATCACCGAGAACAATCCGGAGGCCCGCGTCCTGGTGCGCGGCGACAACAGGATCGCCTACGGCACCATGCTCCAGGTTATGGGCACCATCAGCGCCGGAGGCTTCACCAAGGTCGGTCTGGTCGCCGAGCTGCCGCAACCCAAAGCCGCGGCGCGCTAG
- the tolQ gene encoding protein TolQ, whose protein sequence is MDPSVITSGAAAASHDLSVWGLFMAADVVVKAVMLMLFAASVWCWAIIFEKIVRLRRLNAQAADFEESFWSGGSLEKLYEDVGKQPGDPMAATFAAGMREWRHASERSLNASGIKAGLQQRVERVMSVTIGREMARAERYMSFLATVGSTAPFIGLFGTVWGIMNSFTSIAASNNTSLAVVAPGIAEALFATALGLVAAIPAVVAYNKFSTDLGRYAERLEAFSSEFSSILSRYLEERA, encoded by the coding sequence ATGGATCCTTCTGTCATCACTTCCGGCGCGGCGGCGGCGTCCCACGACCTCTCCGTCTGGGGGCTGTTCATGGCCGCCGACGTGGTGGTCAAAGCCGTCATGCTCATGCTGTTCGCCGCCTCGGTCTGGTGCTGGGCGATCATCTTCGAGAAGATCGTCAGGCTGCGCCGGCTGAACGCCCAGGCGGCCGACTTCGAGGAGAGCTTCTGGTCCGGCGGATCGCTGGAGAAGCTTTACGAGGACGTGGGCAAGCAGCCGGGCGACCCGATGGCCGCGACCTTCGCCGCCGGCATGCGCGAGTGGCGCCACGCCAGCGAGCGGTCGCTGAACGCGTCGGGCATCAAGGCCGGGCTGCAGCAGCGGGTCGAGCGCGTGATGTCGGTGACCATCGGCCGCGAGATGGCGCGGGCCGAGCGCTACATGTCGTTCCTGGCGACCGTCGGCTCCACCGCGCCCTTCATCGGCCTGTTCGGCACGGTGTGGGGCATCATGAACAGCTTCACCTCGATCGCGGCCTCCAACAACACCAGCCTGGCCGTCGTGGCGCCGGGCATCGCCGAGGCGCTGTTCGCCACCGCCCTGGGGCTCGTCGCCGCCATTCCCGCGGTGGTCGCCTACAACAAATTTTCGACAGATTTGGGGCGCTACGCTGAACGCCTGGAGGCGTTCTCCAGCGAGTTCAGCTCCATCCTCTCGCGCTATCTGGAAGAACGGGCCTGA
- the ybgC gene encoding tol-pal system-associated acyl-CoA thioesterase produces the protein MSEVFGGGMDGAVHRLPVRVYYEDTDAGGLVFHANYLRYAERGRTEMLRALGSRHAEIAGDTGVAFAVRRCEIDFRAPARLDDLLEVETRIIDIRGASLEFEQTVLMAGVPGRRVLVRILLTVFCINPLGRPVRLPEPVRATLDALRTRGETDQGPNS, from the coding sequence ATGAGTGAAGTCTTCGGCGGCGGCATGGACGGCGCGGTACACCGGCTGCCGGTCCGCGTCTATTACGAGGACACGGACGCCGGCGGCCTCGTGTTCCACGCCAACTACCTGCGCTACGCCGAGCGCGGGCGCACCGAGATGCTGCGGGCGCTGGGAAGCCGTCATGCGGAGATCGCGGGCGACACGGGTGTGGCCTTTGCGGTACGCAGGTGCGAGATCGACTTCCGGGCCCCGGCGCGGCTCGACGACCTGCTTGAAGTCGAAACGCGAATCATCGATATCCGCGGCGCCTCCCTGGAGTTCGAGCAGACCGTCCTCATGGCTGGCGTGCCCGGGCGCAGGGTCCTTGTTCGTATTTTGTTAACCGTGTTCTGCATCAATCCGCTGGGCCGGCCCGTGCGGTTGCCGGAGCCGGTCCGGGCCACGCTGGACGCGCTACGGACCCGCGGCGAGACCGATCAAGGCCCAAACAGCTAA
- the ruvB gene encoding Holliday junction branch migration DNA helicase RuvB produces MAAAEQDRMVQPEPMQGEQADSTIRPLSLSEFVGQRQVRENLAIFIQAARGRSEALDHVLFFGPPGLGKTTLAQIVSRELGVGFRSTSGPVIARAGDLAALLTNLQPHDVLFIDEIHRLAPAVEEILYPAMEDFQLDLIIGEGPAARSIKIDLPPFTLIGATTRSGLITRPLRERFGIPLRLQFYEPDELELIVSRAARVLGLELTPDGAAEIALRSRGTPRVAGRLLRRVRDFAAVAGDGAVDAAAADAALNRLEVDRLGLDGMDRRYLGCIAGNYAGGPVGVETLAAALGEQRDVLEEVVEPYLIQQGMLQRTPRGRMLTDGGFRYLGLSVPQIPARQLDLLVPEGDPDE; encoded by the coding sequence ATGGCGGCAGCCGAGCAGGATCGCATGGTGCAGCCCGAGCCCATGCAGGGAGAGCAGGCGGACAGCACGATCCGGCCCTTGTCCCTGTCGGAGTTCGTCGGGCAGCGGCAGGTGCGCGAGAACCTGGCGATCTTCATCCAGGCGGCGCGCGGCAGGAGCGAGGCGCTGGACCATGTCCTGTTCTTCGGGCCGCCCGGCCTGGGCAAGACCACGCTGGCCCAGATCGTCAGCCGGGAGCTGGGCGTGGGGTTCCGCTCCACGTCGGGGCCGGTGATCGCCCGGGCGGGGGACCTGGCGGCGCTGCTGACCAACCTGCAGCCGCACGACGTGCTGTTCATCGACGAGATCCACCGGCTGGCCCCGGCGGTCGAGGAGATCCTCTACCCGGCGATGGAGGATTTCCAGCTCGACCTGATCATCGGCGAGGGACCGGCCGCCCGCTCGATCAAGATCGACCTGCCGCCCTTCACGCTGATCGGCGCCACGACCCGGTCCGGCCTGATCACCCGGCCGCTGCGCGAGCGCTTCGGCATCCCGCTGCGGCTTCAGTTCTACGAGCCGGACGAGCTGGAGCTGATCGTCAGCCGGGCCGCCCGCGTGCTCGGGCTGGAGCTGACCCCCGACGGCGCCGCCGAGATCGCGCTGAGGTCCCGCGGCACGCCCCGCGTCGCCGGGCGCCTGCTGCGCCGGGTGCGGGACTTCGCGGCGGTCGCGGGCGACGGGGCGGTCGATGCCGCCGCCGCCGACGCGGCGCTGAACCGGCTGGAAGTGGACCGGCTGGGGCTGGACGGCATGGACCGGCGCTATCTCGGCTGCATCGCCGGCAATTACGCGGGCGGCCCCGTGGGCGTCGAGACCCTGGCCGCCGCCCTGGGCGAGCAGCGCGACGTGCTGGAGGAGGTGGTCGAGCCCTACCTGATCCAGCAGGGCATGCTCCAGCGGACGCCGCGCGGCCGCATGCTGACCGACGGCGGGTTCCGCTACCTCGGCCTCAGCGTCCCGCAGATCCCGGCGCGCCAGCTCGACCTTCTGGTGCCGGAGGGAGACCCCGATGAGTGA
- the ruvA gene encoding Holliday junction branch migration protein RuvA, with protein MIAKLSGLLDSVGTDHCIVDCGGVGYLVYCSARTLRRIGDTGAAVSLRTEMQVREDAMTLFGFIDAAERDWFRRLTTVQGVGSRVALALLSVLEPDKLGQAIAAQDRTALAQADGVGPKLANRLISELKDKVADLQFGAGPATAASGGAPAGAGVTGDAVSALVNLGYRRAEAFAAVAQAAQKAGPDAKVEQLIMMGLKELSA; from the coding sequence ATGATCGCCAAGCTGTCCGGCCTGCTCGACAGCGTCGGGACCGACCACTGCATCGTCGACTGCGGCGGCGTCGGCTACCTCGTCTACTGCTCGGCGCGCACGCTCCGGCGCATCGGCGATACCGGGGCGGCCGTGTCGCTCCGCACCGAGATGCAGGTGCGCGAGGATGCCATGACCCTGTTCGGCTTCATCGACGCGGCGGAGCGCGACTGGTTCCGGCGCCTGACCACCGTGCAGGGCGTCGGGTCGCGGGTGGCCCTGGCGCTGCTGTCCGTGCTGGAGCCGGACAAGCTTGGGCAGGCGATCGCGGCGCAGGACCGCACCGCGCTGGCCCAGGCCGACGGCGTCGGCCCCAAGCTGGCCAACCGCCTGATCAGCGAGCTGAAGGACAAGGTCGCCGACCTGCAGTTCGGCGCCGGTCCGGCGACGGCCGCGTCCGGCGGCGCGCCGGCCGGGGCGGGGGTCACCGGCGACGCGGTGTCGGCGCTGGTCAACCTTGGCTACCGGCGGGCCGAGGCCTTCGCGGCGGTCGCCCAGGCCGCCCAGAAGGCCGGCCCCGACGCCAAGGTGGAACAGTTGATCATGATGGGACTGAAGGAGCTTAGCGCGTGA
- the ruvC gene encoding crossover junction endodeoxyribonuclease RuvC produces the protein MRAPGPFRLVGLDPGLRHTGWGIIDVCGNRMTHVANGAIHSDGDLSLAERLVQLHDGLSAVIERWKPDEAAVEETFVNKNPASTLKLGMARGVVLLVPAKAGLPVAEYPTNLVKKSVVGAGHADKNQVQVMVGMILPGVEMKSADAADALAVAICHAHHAATRNVIAGALAIPGVRGGRA, from the coding sequence ATGCGAGCACCGGGACCGTTCAGGCTGGTCGGGCTCGATCCCGGCCTGCGGCACACCGGCTGGGGCATCATCGATGTCTGCGGCAACCGGATGACCCATGTCGCCAACGGCGCCATCCATTCCGACGGCGACCTCAGCCTCGCCGAGCGGCTGGTGCAGCTCCACGACGGCCTCAGCGCCGTGATCGAGCGCTGGAAGCCCGACGAGGCGGCGGTCGAGGAGACCTTCGTCAACAAGAACCCGGCGTCCACGCTCAAGCTCGGCATGGCGCGCGGCGTCGTGCTGCTGGTCCCCGCCAAGGCCGGGCTGCCGGTGGCGGAGTACCCGACGAACCTCGTCAAGAAGTCGGTGGTCGGCGCCGGGCATGCGGACAAGAACCAGGTTCAGGTGATGGTCGGGATGATCCTTCCGGGCGTCGAGATGAAGTCGGCCGACGCCGCCGACGCGCTGGCCGTGGCGATCTGCCACGCCCACCACGCGGCCACGCGCAACGTGATCGCGGGCGCCCTGGCGATCCCGGGGGTGCGGGGAGGCCGGGCATGA
- a CDS encoding YebC/PmpR family DNA-binding transcriptional regulator: MAGHSQFKNIMHRKGAQDVKRAKMFNKLAREISVAAKSGLPDPAANPRLRAAIIAARTQNMPKDRIDRAIKSGSPGGDDANYEEVRYEGYGPGGIALIVEALTDNRNRTAAEVRSAFTKHGGSLGETGSVAFMFSRIGLIVYPAKAAGAEAMFEAALEAGAENVDSTDDVHEITTSMEDMSAVRDALEEKFGPAESAALTWKPVNTVAPDEDTAASLLKLIDVLDDNDDVQTVSGNFDIPNELLERLTA, encoded by the coding sequence ATGGCAGGTCATTCACAGTTCAAGAACATCATGCACCGCAAGGGCGCGCAGGACGTCAAGCGCGCCAAGATGTTCAACAAGCTCGCCCGGGAAATCAGCGTCGCGGCCAAGTCGGGCCTCCCGGACCCCGCCGCCAACCCGCGGCTGCGCGCCGCGATCATCGCGGCCCGGACGCAGAACATGCCGAAGGACCGGATCGACAGGGCGATCAAGAGCGGCAGCCCGGGCGGCGACGACGCCAACTACGAAGAGGTCCGGTACGAGGGCTACGGTCCCGGCGGCATCGCGCTGATCGTCGAGGCGCTGACCGACAACCGCAACCGCACCGCCGCCGAGGTCCGTTCGGCCTTCACCAAGCACGGCGGGTCGCTGGGCGAGACCGGGTCGGTCGCCTTCATGTTCAGCCGCATCGGCCTGATCGTCTACCCGGCCAAGGCTGCCGGGGCCGAGGCCATGTTCGAGGCGGCGCTGGAAGCCGGGGCCGAGAACGTGGACTCCACCGACGACGTCCACGAGATCACGACCTCGATGGAGGACATGTCCGCCGTGCGCGACGCGCTGGAGGAGAAGTTCGGTCCGGCGGAGAGCGCCGCCCTGACCTGGAAGCCGGTCAACACGGTGGCCCCCGACGAGGATACCGCCGCCAGCCTGCTGAAGCTGATCGACGTGCTGGACGACAACGACGACGTCCAGACCGTGTCGGGCAACTTCGACATCCCCAACGAGCTGCTGGAGCGGCTGACCGCCTGA
- a CDS encoding BrnT family toxin gives MEFEWCDEKNNKNFEKHGLYFDHVIAAFAGHMIEKEDSRRKYGEKRYIAIGMVDNHVLAIVYTWRSGIRRLISARKARKDERRAYSTTLAGLNPDQES, from the coding sequence ATGGAGTTTGAGTGGTGTGATGAAAAGAACAACAAGAACTTCGAGAAACATGGCCTTTACTTCGATCATGTGATTGCAGCTTTTGCTGGTCATATGATCGAGAAAGAGGATAGTCGACGCAAATATGGCGAAAAACGATATATTGCCATTGGCATGGTAGACAACCACGTACTTGCAATTGTATATACATGGCGTAGTGGCATTCGCCGCTTAATTTCCGCAAGAAAGGCGAGGAAGGATGAACGGAGAGCGTACAGTACGACGCTCGCTGGGCTCAACCCCGACCAGGAAAGCTGA
- a CDS encoding BrnA antitoxin family protein, giving the protein MTDADVEVAIRSDPDAAPVLDQQWFDAAEIIEPSSKAAISIRLDKDVLDFFRTNSERYQTKINAVLRSYMQHELRKARK; this is encoded by the coding sequence TTGACCGACGCTGACGTCGAGGTCGCCATACGAAGCGACCCCGACGCCGCGCCCGTGCTTGATCAACAATGGTTTGATGCGGCAGAGATCATCGAACCTTCGAGCAAGGCGGCCATAAGCATCCGTTTGGATAAAGATGTTCTAGATTTTTTCCGAACGAACAGCGAGAGATACCAGACCAAGATCAACGCAGTGTTGCGCTCGTATATGCAACACGAACTGCGAAAAGCTCGGAAGTAG
- a CDS encoding YmdB family metallophosphoesterase: MRLLFLGDVVGRSGREAALKRIPELRAALKVDFLVLNGENAAGGFGITDKIAREFFEAGVDCITTGNHVWDQKELIGSIDREPRILRPLNYPDGTPGRGASIFQLQGGRKVLVMNVMARLFMDALDDPFAAVEKVLRQHRLGGGITAAVLDFHGEATSEKMAMGHYLDGRVSLVVGTHSHIPTADLQILNGGTAFQSDAGMCGDYDSVIGMKKEVSVARFVRKLPTEKMTPAENEATVCGVFVETDDRTGLTVRAEAVRVGPRLANHLPSI, from the coding sequence ATGAGACTCCTGTTCCTGGGCGACGTGGTCGGACGCAGCGGCCGCGAGGCGGCGTTGAAGCGCATTCCCGAACTGCGCGCCGCGCTGAAGGTCGATTTCCTGGTGCTGAATGGCGAGAACGCGGCCGGCGGCTTCGGGATCACCGACAAGATCGCCCGGGAGTTCTTCGAGGCCGGCGTCGACTGCATCACCACCGGGAACCATGTCTGGGACCAGAAGGAACTGATCGGGTCGATCGACCGCGAGCCGCGCATCCTGCGCCCGCTCAACTATCCCGATGGCACGCCGGGCCGCGGCGCCTCGATCTTCCAACTCCAGGGCGGGCGCAAGGTCCTCGTCATGAACGTCATGGCGCGGCTGTTCATGGACGCCCTGGACGATCCCTTCGCGGCGGTCGAGAAGGTGCTCCGCCAGCACAGGCTGGGCGGCGGCATCACCGCCGCCGTGCTGGACTTCCACGGCGAGGCGACCAGCGAGAAGATGGCCATGGGCCACTATCTGGACGGCCGCGTCTCCCTCGTCGTCGGCACCCACTCCCACATCCCGACCGCCGACCTCCAGATCCTGAACGGCGGGACCGCCTTCCAGTCGGACGCCGGCATGTGCGGCGACTATGACAGCGTGATCGGGATGAAGAAGGAAGTCTCGGTCGCCCGCTTCGTCCGCAAGCTGCCGACGGAGAAGATGACCCCCGCAGAGAACGAGGCCACCGTCTGCGGCGTCTTCGTGGAAACCGACGACCGGACGGGGCTGACCGTCCGGGCGGAGGCGGTAAGGGTCGGACCGAGGCTGGCGAACCATCTGCCGAGTATCTAG